A genomic region of Exiguobacterium oxidotolerans JCM 12280 contains the following coding sequences:
- a CDS encoding DUF1811 family protein: METRMSQLSKYELEMLVTKLSEQKRKAEQHGNMSEVEVVIRKIAMAQSYLVDASQFETGQLYQVEGEEAAFELHFVNGVMGWGHFEGTVNEVAIPLALIHSEEGK; the protein is encoded by the coding sequence ATGGAAACACGGATGAGTCAATTATCGAAATACGAATTAGAAATGCTCGTCACGAAACTTAGCGAGCAAAAAAGAAAAGCGGAGCAGCACGGGAACATGAGTGAAGTCGAAGTCGTCATTCGGAAAATCGCGATGGCACAAAGTTATCTCGTCGATGCAAGTCAGTTCGAAACCGGACAACTTTACCAAGTCGAAGGGGAAGAGGCGGCATTCGAATTACATTTCGTCAACGGTGTCATGGGTTGGGGGCATTTTGAAGGAACCGTCAACGAAGTCGCGATTCCACTCGCGCTGATTCATTCTGAGGAGGGAAAATGA
- a CDS encoding amidohydrolase → MNVLIRNAHIFPITADSFYGDIRIKDGKIHEIHELLDVQDNERVIEAEGRFLLPGFIDAHTHLGLYDEGTGTVGNDANETIFAMTPHLRAIDGVYPLDEGFKEAIEHGVTTVQVMPGSMNIIGGVTSVIKTHGRFIDDMILRKYAGLKIALGENPKRVHSAGRAGELTRMGIMGMLREAFLEVKMQRTADTFAHRMIERVLNKEMPLRVHAHRADDILSAIRFAEEFNLDVRIEHCTEGHLVAKKLQQLPIEHVTVGPTFTRKSKIELKNKTWETYRVLHEHGLEVSITTDHPYTPVQYLNLCAGLAAREGLPVDIALRAITINPARSLGVSDHVGSIEVGKDADLVLWSHFPLDYLAKPLMTMIDGKVIFEHTHLTSMS, encoded by the coding sequence TTGAACGTATTAATACGCAATGCACATATTTTCCCGATCACAGCAGATAGTTTTTATGGTGATATTCGCATCAAAGACGGTAAAATCCACGAAATCCACGAGTTACTCGACGTTCAAGACAACGAACGTGTCATCGAAGCCGAAGGACGCTTTTTATTGCCAGGCTTCATCGACGCCCATACCCATCTCGGGCTTTATGACGAAGGAACAGGAACGGTCGGAAATGACGCCAACGAAACGATTTTCGCAATGACACCGCACCTGCGTGCGATTGACGGCGTCTATCCGTTAGATGAAGGATTCAAGGAAGCGATTGAACATGGTGTAACGACCGTCCAAGTCATGCCGGGCAGCATGAACATCATCGGTGGTGTAACGAGTGTCATCAAAACGCACGGACGCTTTATCGATGATATGATTTTACGGAAATATGCCGGCCTGAAGATTGCGCTTGGTGAAAACCCGAAACGTGTTCACAGTGCTGGACGTGCAGGAGAACTAACTCGGATGGGCATCATGGGCATGCTCCGTGAAGCGTTCCTCGAAGTGAAGATGCAACGGACGGCAGATACGTTCGCTCACCGAATGATTGAACGCGTCCTGAATAAAGAGATGCCACTTCGCGTCCATGCACACCGGGCGGATGACATCCTATCGGCGATCCGCTTCGCTGAAGAATTTAATCTCGATGTCCGGATCGAACACTGTACGGAAGGTCATCTTGTCGCAAAAAAATTACAACAATTGCCGATTGAACACGTGACCGTCGGACCAACCTTTACCCGTAAATCAAAAATCGAGCTTAAAAATAAGACATGGGAGACGTATCGTGTTCTCCACGAACATGGTCTCGAAGTCTCAATCACGACCGATCATCCGTACACGCCTGTCCAGTACTTGAATTTGTGCGCAGGACTCGCCGCTCGTGAAGGCTTACCCGTCGACATCGCTCTCCGTGCCATCACGATTAATCCAGCTCGTTCGCTTGGGGTATCGGATCATGTCGGATCGATTGAAGTCGGAAAAGATGCTGATTTAGTTTTATGGAGCCATTTCCCACTCGATTATTTAGCAAAACCGCTCATGACGATGATTGACGGAAAAGTCATTTTTGAACACACGCATTTAACCTCAATGTCTTAA
- a CDS encoding RecX family transcriptional regulator, whose product MKIKRISTQKKNNERFNIYIERDGKEEYAFAVDVDILIKYNLERDKEIDDDFVKEVLTAEEEQKAYRLSLNHLSYRMRATSEVETHLIEKEMPEHAIKHAIQRLTEQKYIDDQQFALAYTATKKATTPQGPGRIRRDLAALKIKKEFIDEALRQFTEEEELEKVVKFLRQKQKELARRSVRELKQKLQQTLMQRGFSSEVTQQGFQIVFEEVEVDAEEEAALYQARKYYPKYHKLDPFAREQKTKQALVRKGFPYAVVASVIEQVKQEEEEGI is encoded by the coding sequence TTGAAGATTAAACGGATTTCGACACAAAAGAAAAATAATGAGCGGTTTAATATCTATATCGAACGGGATGGAAAAGAAGAGTATGCGTTTGCTGTCGATGTCGACATTTTAATCAAATATAACCTTGAGCGCGATAAGGAGATTGATGACGACTTCGTCAAGGAAGTGTTGACGGCGGAAGAAGAACAAAAAGCTTACCGGTTGTCGTTGAACCACTTGTCTTACCGGATGCGGGCGACGAGCGAGGTCGAAACGCACTTGATCGAAAAGGAGATGCCGGAACACGCAATCAAACATGCGATTCAGCGCCTGACGGAACAAAAGTACATCGATGATCAACAGTTTGCCCTTGCCTATACGGCGACGAAAAAAGCGACGACCCCTCAAGGACCGGGTCGAATCCGGCGTGATTTAGCGGCGTTGAAGATAAAAAAAGAGTTCATCGATGAAGCGTTACGACAGTTCACGGAAGAAGAAGAGCTAGAGAAGGTCGTCAAGTTCTTGCGCCAAAAACAAAAGGAATTAGCACGGCGTTCGGTCCGAGAGTTGAAACAGAAACTGCAGCAAACCCTGATGCAACGTGGGTTTTCGTCAGAAGTGACGCAACAAGGGTTTCAAATCGTCTTTGAGGAAGTCGAAGTCGACGCGGAAGAAGAGGCGGCGCTCTATCAGGCGCGAAAATATTATCCGAAATATCATAAGCTCGACCCCTTCGCCCGTGAGCAAAAAACGAAGCAAGCCCTCGTCCGAAAAGGGTTTCCCTATGCTGTCGTAGCGAGTGTCATTGAACAGGTCAAGCAAGAAGAGGAAGAAGGAATTTGA
- a CDS encoding metal-dependent hydrolase, protein MDTGTHIGMGLCLAAIATLEPDVAASATLFAAVTTTALVGSHAPDFDTVFKFKGNGAYLTQHRGKSHGLIALLAWPLLLSIVIGTLFGVPPTSLWLMAQIAVALHVFVDLFNAYGTQALHPFKQTWIGWGVINTFDPYLFTMYYGAFGIWVLTRATLVIFPILIVIVAIYYAVQFKLRNDALATAARYYGGAHKLFISPGMKWDEWHVAARLRDDYSVVKINSGVVVECGNFRIKEEPHGDSLYEVVKQNEDLKAFLAFSKIHTYTVSRKDGIVEYRFTNLRYFTKDVYPFVAVVRIDEASQQIVSSYTGWVFSERTLQKKLIIPAL, encoded by the coding sequence TTGGATACTGGTACACATATCGGAATGGGACTTTGTCTCGCCGCCATCGCAACACTTGAACCGGATGTCGCAGCAAGCGCAACACTCTTTGCTGCCGTCACGACCACTGCCTTAGTCGGATCGCACGCCCCCGACTTTGACACGGTTTTTAAATTCAAGGGGAACGGTGCTTACTTGACGCAACACCGTGGAAAATCCCATGGGTTGATTGCCCTTCTCGCTTGGCCGTTACTCTTATCAATCGTCATCGGCACCTTATTCGGCGTACCACCTACTTCATTATGGCTGATGGCGCAGATCGCTGTCGCCCTTCATGTCTTCGTCGATCTGTTTAACGCCTATGGCACACAAGCTCTGCACCCCTTCAAACAGACCTGGATTGGTTGGGGTGTCATCAATACGTTTGATCCGTATTTATTCACGATGTATTACGGCGCTTTCGGAATCTGGGTCCTGACGCGTGCGACCCTCGTCATTTTCCCGATTTTAATCGTCATCGTCGCGATTTATTACGCCGTGCAGTTCAAACTCCGAAATGACGCCCTGGCGACGGCAGCCCGTTACTATGGCGGGGCCCACAAGTTATTCATCTCACCCGGAATGAAGTGGGACGAGTGGCACGTCGCAGCACGACTGCGCGACGACTATTCCGTCGTCAAAATCAACTCTGGTGTCGTCGTCGAATGCGGAAACTTCCGCATCAAAGAGGAACCGCATGGGGATTCACTCTATGAAGTCGTCAAACAAAATGAGGACTTGAAAGCTTTCCTCGCCTTCTCAAAAATCCACACGTATACGGTATCCCGAAAAGACGGCATCGTCGAATATCGTTTCACGAACTTACGGTATTTCACAAAAGATGTCTACCCATTCGTTGCCGTCGTCCGAATCGACGAGGCGTCCCAACAAATCGTCAGTTCCTATACGGGTTGGGTCTTTAGCGAACGGACGCTGCAAAAGAAACTGATTATCCCTGCTTTATAA
- a CDS encoding TIGR01777 family oxidoreductase, producing the protein MKIAITGGTGMIGQALSKRLIAEGHHIFILTRSVQDNTEHTTYVEWLTSSAAPEHQLEGVDAFIHLAGASINDGRWTEERKQTILQSRIDSTKELVRINQALKTKPAVVLSASAVGIYGQDRHQTFTEEQPLPPTSDFLSQVCVKWEALAQPIADLGIRLVHPRIGVVLSKEGGAYPLMRLPYKLFGGGTMGDGKQWVSWVHIDDLVELFIFALTTNQLTGPLNITAPHPETMRQFGKTIGKTLHRPHWLPAPRFALELALGEKSVIVLEGARVIPKKALENGFKFRYAELKDALSNLEQTN; encoded by the coding sequence ATGAAGATTGCGATTACAGGTGGGACAGGAATGATTGGGCAGGCGCTCTCAAAACGACTGATTGCAGAAGGCCATCATATCTTTATTTTGACCCGGTCCGTACAAGACAACACAGAACACACTACTTACGTTGAGTGGTTGACGTCGTCCGCCGCTCCAGAACATCAGCTCGAAGGAGTCGATGCCTTTATCCACCTGGCTGGCGCTTCCATCAATGATGGTCGCTGGACGGAAGAACGGAAACAAACGATTCTGCAAAGCCGGATTGATTCGACGAAGGAATTAGTCCGCATCAATCAGGCATTAAAAACGAAACCGGCTGTCGTCCTCTCCGCTTCCGCTGTCGGCATCTATGGACAAGACCGGCACCAGACATTCACGGAGGAACAGCCACTCCCGCCGACAAGTGACTTCCTCAGTCAAGTCTGCGTCAAGTGGGAAGCGTTAGCCCAACCCATCGCTGACCTCGGGATTCGGCTCGTCCATCCGCGGATCGGTGTCGTCCTTAGTAAAGAAGGCGGAGCCTATCCATTGATGCGCCTTCCCTACAAGCTTTTCGGCGGCGGGACGATGGGCGACGGAAAACAATGGGTCTCTTGGGTTCATATCGACGACCTCGTTGAATTATTTATCTTTGCCCTTACAACAAATCAACTCACTGGTCCGCTTAACATCACGGCGCCGCATCCAGAAACGATGCGTCAGTTCGGAAAAACGATCGGAAAAACGTTACATCGCCCCCACTGGTTACCGGCTCCGCGCTTTGCTCTCGAACTCGCACTCGGCGAAAAAAGCGTCATCGTCCTCGAAGGAGCACGCGTCATTCCGAAAAAAGCACTCGAAAATGGGTTCAAGTTTCGGTATGCTGAACTAAAGGATGCACTAAGCAACTTAGAGCAGACAAACTAA
- a CDS encoding ABC transporter ATP-binding protein, producing MTEQENYLLDPVRRKTTIRSLVRYAMHEKRAIFLGLFLLILAVGAELTGPYIAKIIIDEHIVAIEKDWVEVESGGTVSYDGRRFAKSQDVPKSAIIGPISIVQSKAGYYFVPEQVVSGGERQVAGDTLTVTRGEETFRYAGVEKLTQGQVYDFYASDLKAIGWLSLFYIILLLIAAGLNWVQQILLQRSAHKIVKRMRLDVFSHLQRLPVRYFDQTPIGKIVSRVTNDTETIRDLYLGVLARVFSGIITMAGILVAMFFLDVRLGLVSLAIIPIVYFWIQLFQKLATENNFKVRALVADMNGQLNENIQTMPIIQSYAREAEVLAEFEQKNEENYQTRAKLLRLDALMSHNLSYFLKNLTLALLIWVVAGQSLTNGTFLSLGILYAYIDYVSRLFEPVTQIMNQLSPLQQALVSADRMFQLLDEKGEPVEQGRIPRFAGRVEFKDVGFSYEEGYPVLRQIEIEARPGATIALVGHTGSGKSSIMNLLMRFYDPSSGQLLIDGQDVTTLPKQAVRDHMGIVLQDPFLFTGTIRSNITLDNPLISEERVRQAIVAVGADRFIDRLPRGLDEPVIEKGATLSAGERQLISFARALAFDPAILVLDEATASVDSETEAMIQEALLTLTKGRTTFIIAHRLSTIKDADEIIVLDHGQIMERGTHDVLLSEKGIYAKMYALQSKRNLELKSS from the coding sequence TTGACTGAACAAGAAAATTATTTACTCGATCCCGTCAGACGGAAGACGACGATTCGTTCACTCGTCCGCTATGCGATGCACGAGAAACGTGCGATCTTTCTCGGGCTTTTCCTGCTCATTTTAGCGGTCGGAGCCGAACTGACAGGACCTTATATCGCAAAAATCATCATCGACGAACACATCGTCGCCATTGAAAAAGATTGGGTGGAAGTCGAATCGGGCGGGACGGTCAGTTATGACGGACGACGTTTTGCGAAGTCGCAAGATGTTCCGAAATCGGCGATCATCGGTCCGATCTCGATCGTCCAGTCGAAAGCGGGGTATTATTTCGTCCCGGAACAAGTCGTCAGCGGGGGCGAACGACAAGTCGCTGGAGACACGTTAACTGTCACGCGGGGAGAGGAAACGTTTCGTTACGCCGGTGTCGAAAAATTAACGCAAGGACAAGTCTATGACTTTTATGCTTCGGACTTAAAGGCGATTGGTTGGTTATCGCTCTTTTATATCATTTTGCTGTTGATTGCAGCGGGCCTGAACTGGGTCCAACAAATCTTATTGCAACGCTCAGCGCATAAAATCGTTAAACGGATGCGGCTTGATGTCTTTTCCCATCTGCAACGCTTGCCGGTCCGTTACTTCGATCAGACACCGATTGGTAAAATCGTCAGTCGTGTCACGAACGATACGGAGACGATCCGGGATCTCTACCTCGGTGTCCTGGCGCGTGTGTTCTCAGGCATCATCACGATGGCAGGGATTCTCGTTGCGATGTTCTTCCTAGACGTCCGGCTGGGTCTCGTTTCCTTAGCCATCATCCCGATCGTTTATTTTTGGATTCAACTGTTCCAAAAACTGGCGACGGAAAACAACTTCAAAGTCCGGGCACTCGTCGCGGATATGAACGGACAATTGAATGAAAACATCCAGACGATGCCGATCATTCAGTCATACGCCCGTGAAGCGGAAGTGCTCGCTGAATTTGAACAGAAAAATGAAGAGAACTATCAGACCCGTGCGAAACTGTTGCGGCTCGATGCGTTGATGTCACATAACTTATCGTATTTCTTAAAAAACTTGACGCTCGCCTTATTGATTTGGGTCGTCGCCGGTCAAAGTTTAACGAACGGGACATTTTTATCGCTTGGGATTCTCTATGCCTACATTGATTATGTGTCTCGTTTATTTGAACCGGTCACACAAATCATGAACCAACTGTCACCGCTCCAACAAGCACTCGTCTCAGCCGACCGGATGTTCCAGTTGCTCGACGAAAAAGGTGAACCGGTCGAACAAGGTCGGATTCCCCGTTTCGCAGGACGCGTCGAGTTTAAAGACGTCGGATTCAGCTACGAGGAAGGTTATCCGGTTTTACGTCAAATCGAGATTGAGGCACGCCCTGGTGCGACCATCGCCCTCGTCGGGCATACGGGGAGCGGGAAAAGCTCAATCATGAACCTGTTGATGCGTTTTTATGATCCTTCGTCCGGTCAACTCTTGATTGACGGACAAGATGTTACGACGTTACCGAAACAAGCGGTCCGTGACCATATGGGGATCGTCTTACAAGATCCGTTCTTGTTTACAGGAACGATTCGTTCGAACATTACACTGGATAATCCATTGATTTCGGAAGAACGTGTCCGCCAGGCAATCGTTGCCGTCGGAGCAGACCGCTTCATCGATCGACTTCCGCGTGGCTTAGACGAACCGGTCATCGAAAAAGGCGCGACCTTGTCTGCGGGGGAACGGCAATTAATCAGTTTTGCCCGTGCGCTTGCCTTTGATCCCGCGATTCTCGTTCTTGACGAAGCGACGGCAAGTGTCGATTCCGAGACGGAAGCGATGATTCAAGAAGCCTTGCTGACGTTGACGAAAGGACGGACGACCTTCATCATCGCCCACCGGTTGTCGACGATTAAAGATGCCGATGAAATCATCGTCCTCGATCACGGTCAAATCATGGAGCGTGGTACACATGACGTGCTCTTGTCGGAAAAAGGGATTTACGCGAAGATGTACGCCCTTCAAAGCAAACGGAATCTTGAACTGAAATCAAGCTAA
- the mutY gene encoding A/G-specific adenine glycosylase, translating to MISVQEYFINFNKRTFTTELVAWFLREQRQLPWRETKNPYHIWISEIMLQQTRVDTVIPYYNRFTDRFPTPHDLAAAEQSEVLKYWEGLGYYSRVKNLQIAVQEVVEKYGGIVPDEKEIFESLRGVGPYTTGAVLSIAYGQAEPAVDGNVMRVLSRVLGIYEDIAAPKTRKLFEAAVHELIDSADPSSFNQGLMELGAIVCTPKSPMCGLCPVNDVCFAYERNAQGELPVKTKKGKTQTIQYDALVYEEAGKVAVEQRPDTGLLAGMWQYPLVESTEDRRGTYVGNIKHIFSHRIWEVSIYRVTTQPEGTVLMDEATYVKQPISVAQMKIDRLLKEETK from the coding sequence TTGATTTCCGTTCAAGAATATTTCATAAACTTTAACAAACGAACGTTCACAACCGAATTGGTCGCATGGTTTTTACGTGAACAACGCCAGTTACCATGGCGAGAAACTAAAAATCCTTACCACATTTGGATTAGTGAAATCATGTTACAACAGACGCGTGTCGATACCGTCATCCCTTATTATAACCGCTTCACAGACCGTTTTCCGACGCCGCACGACCTAGCGGCGGCAGAGCAAAGCGAAGTCTTAAAATACTGGGAAGGCTTAGGATACTATTCCCGTGTTAAGAATCTTCAAATCGCCGTTCAAGAAGTTGTTGAAAAATATGGCGGAATTGTTCCGGACGAAAAAGAAATTTTTGAAAGCTTACGTGGTGTCGGACCGTATACGACGGGAGCAGTCCTGTCAATTGCTTACGGTCAGGCGGAACCGGCAGTCGACGGAAATGTCATGCGCGTCTTATCGCGGGTGCTCGGGATTTATGAAGACATCGCCGCACCGAAAACACGGAAACTGTTCGAAGCAGCGGTCCATGAACTGATTGATTCAGCCGATCCTTCGAGTTTCAACCAAGGCTTGATGGAGCTCGGGGCAATCGTCTGTACACCGAAGTCTCCGATGTGTGGGTTATGTCCCGTCAATGACGTCTGTTTTGCCTACGAGCGAAATGCCCAAGGTGAGTTACCGGTCAAAACAAAAAAAGGAAAAACGCAGACGATTCAATACGACGCCCTCGTCTACGAAGAAGCTGGGAAGGTTGCGGTCGAACAGCGACCGGATACAGGACTACTCGCGGGTATGTGGCAATATCCGTTAGTCGAATCGACGGAAGATAGACGTGGAACGTACGTCGGAAACATCAAACACATCTTTTCACACCGGATTTGGGAAGTCAGTATTTACCGCGTCACGACTCAACCGGAAGGAACGGTACTGATGGATGAAGCGACGTACGTCAAGCAGCCAATATCAGTCGCACAAATGAAAATCGATCGTCTATTAAAGGAGGAGACTAAATGA
- a CDS encoding YfhJ family protein, giving the protein MEENRTAALEQLAGELQAVNPVLTPIEALTWVEVLWEDFEATLARAGEKYQGEAVAVRFVEQQIKQHGAMLHRFNTSNEKFKHLMLGRDVQ; this is encoded by the coding sequence ATGGAAGAAAACCGCACAGCGGCATTAGAGCAACTAGCAGGAGAATTACAAGCCGTCAATCCGGTATTAACGCCAATCGAGGCATTGACATGGGTCGAAGTTCTTTGGGAAGATTTTGAGGCGACGCTTGCCCGGGCAGGCGAAAAATATCAAGGTGAGGCTGTCGCCGTCCGGTTCGTTGAGCAACAAATCAAACAACATGGCGCGATGTTGCACCGCTTCAATACATCGAATGAAAAGTTTAAGCACTTGATGCTTGGGCGCGACGTCCAGTAA
- a CDS encoding ABC transporter ATP-binding protein — translation MRLFRQLSWFLKEHKTSYLIAVVLLIITGFIDLTPPWLIGKVIDGLRSGSMDRTTLIQYVVGLLVISVASFILTYLWLAKLFGTAFLLERTLRSRFFTHLLKLTPTFYQKNRTGDLMALATNDLKAVERTAGFGVLTLVDSLNMTAITLVVMGVAIDWKLTLAALLPMPLLAYAMNKLGSQIHGRFIVAQDAFGTMNDQVVESISGLRVIRSFVQEEIDVKKFDDTTTDVFEKNMHVAKIDVLFEPIIKLLVGISYLIGLSFGTYLVFTNDITLGQLVAFNIYLGMLIWPMYAFGELINVIQRGTASLDRLEATMRVKPLIASTPKVEVVRPEVITLTNLTFTYPETNHPSLHGIDLTIKHGQTIGIVGPTGSGKTTLLRQFLREYPIGRDMLKVNGTPYEDVALETVRGWTGYVSQEHLLFSKSVRDNILFGAGEATEAELQEAIRLAAFTTDIETLDQGLQTMVGERGVTLSGGQKQRLSIARAMLKKPELLLLDDSLSAVDAKTESQIIDAIRTNRHQSTTLIVAHRLSAVAHADEILVLQDGVISERGTHEQLMERRGWYAEQFERQSEET, via the coding sequence GTGCGATTATTTCGCCAACTCAGTTGGTTTCTAAAAGAACACAAAACATCTTATTTGATTGCCGTCGTACTTTTGATCATCACCGGTTTCATTGATTTGACACCGCCGTGGCTGATTGGAAAGGTGATCGACGGGTTACGGTCCGGATCGATGGACCGGACGACGCTGATTCAATATGTCGTCGGACTGCTCGTAATTTCGGTCGCTTCGTTTATTTTGACGTATCTATGGCTCGCGAAATTGTTCGGGACGGCATTTTTACTCGAACGGACATTACGTAGCCGATTCTTTACACATTTATTGAAATTGACGCCGACCTTCTATCAAAAGAACCGGACGGGAGATTTGATGGCGCTCGCGACGAATGACTTAAAAGCGGTCGAACGAACAGCCGGGTTTGGTGTGTTGACGCTCGTCGATTCGTTGAATATGACGGCGATCACGCTCGTCGTGATGGGGGTTGCGATTGATTGGAAATTGACGCTTGCAGCACTCCTACCGATGCCGCTCCTCGCGTATGCGATGAACAAGCTCGGAAGTCAAATTCATGGACGCTTCATCGTTGCCCAAGATGCGTTTGGGACAATGAATGATCAGGTCGTCGAATCGATTTCCGGACTGCGGGTCATTCGCTCATTCGTCCAAGAAGAAATCGATGTCAAAAAATTTGATGACACGACGACGGATGTCTTTGAAAAAAACATGCATGTCGCAAAAATTGACGTCTTATTTGAACCAATCATCAAATTATTAGTCGGGATCAGCTATTTAATTGGTCTATCGTTTGGGACGTACCTTGTCTTTACGAACGATATTACGCTCGGCCAGCTTGTCGCGTTCAATATTTACCTCGGGATGTTGATTTGGCCTATGTATGCATTCGGAGAACTGATCAACGTCATCCAGCGTGGAACAGCAAGTCTCGACCGGTTAGAAGCGACGATGCGTGTCAAGCCGTTGATTGCATCGACACCGAAAGTCGAAGTCGTGCGGCCGGAAGTGATTACTCTGACTAACTTGACGTTCACGTATCCGGAGACGAATCATCCGTCGTTACACGGGATTGATTTGACGATCAAACACGGACAGACGATTGGAATCGTCGGTCCGACTGGATCAGGGAAAACAACGCTCTTACGCCAATTTTTACGTGAGTATCCGATTGGACGAGACATGTTGAAAGTAAATGGAACACCCTATGAAGATGTCGCACTGGAGACCGTCCGTGGGTGGACGGGCTATGTCTCGCAAGAGCATTTACTCTTCTCAAAATCCGTCCGCGATAACATCTTGTTCGGGGCGGGTGAGGCGACTGAAGCTGAATTGCAAGAAGCGATTCGTTTAGCGGCCTTTACGACGGATATTGAGACGCTCGACCAAGGATTACAAACGATGGTCGGAGAACGGGGTGTCACGCTTTCCGGAGGTCAGAAACAACGGTTATCGATCGCGCGGGCGATGTTGAAGAAACCGGAGTTGTTACTGCTCGACGACTCGTTGTCAGCAGTCGACGCGAAAACGGAATCACAAATCATCGACGCGATCCGGACGAACCGTCATCAGTCAACGACCTTGATTGTTGCGCACCGGTTGTCTGCTGTCGCGCATGCCGATGAAATTCTTGTCTTACAAGACGGTGTGATTAGTGAACGGGGAACGCATGAGCAGCTGATGGAACGACGTGGCTGGTATGCGGAACAATTCGAACGACAAAGTGAAGAAACGTAA